AGTCTGCACTGGTGGTCGGGTTGTATCTATGTACCTATTCCTGATCAATCTGAATGAAGGTAGATTGGAAATATCAGTGAAGTAATTATTCAGTTTGATAATATCTTTCATATTTCCCCCGGCCGTTTGCAACTTTTGCTGAATATTAGAAAAAATATATTCAGTCTGTAATTCAAAGTCTCCAACACCAACAGTATTCCCGTCAGGGTCAAGCGCTAATTGTCCTGAAAAAAAAAGCATTTTTGCAGTTCCTAAATCAATCTCTACATATTCTGAATATCCAAACTGTGATATTTCATTATGTTTTATCATGGTGGTATTAGTTGAATTTATTTTGATTGATTAAATAGCATTGACAAGTGGAGGTGTCTCACTTAACATCCTTATTTGTTATTACCGGATCTATTTCAGTTTTATTAATGCCATATTTTGCCATTTTTGTTCGATGCTCTGCTGTTCCAAGGTAGGCTTGGAGTTGCTTGTTAACAGCATTGATTAATAGCAGGTTTTCCTTATTAAAAGAAAATGCTCCAACGGGTGTTTCTGCTTTATTAATAATTGGATGAGGAATTGATTCCAGTTGAGGGTTAGCATCAGCAATGGAATTATTTCCCAGTGCAGTTGCTGCAAAAGCGTCAATTTTTCCTTCCAGTAATGCAGCTATTACTGCTGGCTGATCTTTAAACATGATGATTTGAGCGTCAGTTACCCCTGCAGCTTTTGCCTTATCAAACTGGACCTGGCCAGGTATAAGTCCCAGCCTTGCATCTGTTCTCTTGCCAACAGCCTCGTAACTTGTCAGATTTTTAGGGTTTCCTTTCAGGACAACGAATCCATCTCCTAGCGCCCAAACAGGATTACTAAATGTTACTATTTTTTCCCGTTCACTGGTGGCGAAAATAGGAACATTCATATCCCATTTACCTGATTGGATACCTGGTAAAAGGTTTTCAAATGTTGTATGGATATATTCAATATCGGTAATGCCAATTGCATGTAGAATGGCCTCTGCTAATTCTATATCAGCCCCCTTTACACTATCGCCTTCTGTCCAATAGAATGGGGGTTCATCAACATATGCGATTTTTATTTTTGTGTTGCTGTTGAGCTTTTCTGATAGAACATCTTGTGCCTGCATAACTTTAAAATTTAGTAATAATAGGATGGTTGCCACTAATCTTATGCTCATATTGTACTTTTCAAAAGTGCTTATTGTGTGCATTTACGAAATCCAATACTAAATATTGCTGATTTAGCTATATGGCATTACAAAATTACTAGTGATTTAAGTAATGCAACAGATACAGATTCGGTATATTTTGTTGTAACAGATTTTCT
This window of the Chitinophaga sp. Cy-1792 genome carries:
- a CDS encoding RidA family protein, yielding MIKHNEISQFGYSEYVEIDLGTAKMLFFSGQLALDPDGNTVGVGDFELQTEYIFSNIQQKLQTAGGNMKDIIKLNNYFTDISNLPSFRLIRNRYIDTTRPPVQTSVEVKQLFRADVLLEIEVTAVIKN
- a CDS encoding transporter substrate-binding domain-containing protein, with protein sequence MSIRLVATILLLLNFKVMQAQDVLSEKLNSNTKIKIAYVDEPPFYWTEGDSVKGADIELAEAILHAIGITDIEYIHTTFENLLPGIQSGKWDMNVPIFATSEREKIVTFSNPVWALGDGFVVLKGNPKNLTSYEAVGKRTDARLGLIPGQVQFDKAKAAGVTDAQIIMFKDQPAVIAALLEGKIDAFAATALGNNSIADANPQLESIPHPIINKAETPVGAFSFNKENLLLINAVNKQLQAYLGTAEHRTKMAKYGINKTEIDPVITNKDVK